The genomic interval GAAATTCAAGAAGAATGGGCAAAGATTTTGCTTTCAAATGGGCAATATGGTTATGTTTCGTCTCATTATATTGTTAAAGAAGGTGCAAACTAGCTATGCTTGGTTTTTTTGCTGTTTATGGCAATCCTATCACGCATTCTAAATCCCCTTTTTTGCATAATTACGCCTTTACAAAACTTGGCTTAAGTGGCTATTATAGTCGTATTTTGCTTGATAAAGGTGCAAACCTTCGCCAAAATTTTCTTTCAAATGGCTTAAGTGGAGCAAATATTACTTTACCCTTTAAAGAAGAAGCTTTTAATCAATGTGATGAGGTGCGCGGAGTAGCCCAAAATATTGGCGCTTGTAATACTTGGGTGCTTGAGGACAAAAATCATCTTGTTGGTTATAATACAGATGCGCAAGGATTCTATGAGTGCATTAAAGAATATAAGATTAAAAATGCCCTTATCATTGGCGCAGGTGGTTCAGCCAAGGCAGTAGCGATGATACTTCAATCTCATAATATTCCAACAACGCTTATTAATCGCTCCGTGCAAAATCTTAGCTTTTTTGTTCATAAAGGTTTTGAATGCTATGTAAACAGTGAATTTAAACCCACTTGTAGTTATGATATTCTTATTAATACTACAAGTGCAGGGCTTAATGATAATCTATTGCCTTGTGATGAATCACAACTTAAAGAACTCTGCTCTTGTGGTAAATATGCATTTGACCTTATTTATGGGAAATGCACACCTTTTCTTGCTTTAGCTCAATCATTCCATCTTAGTTGTAGTGATGGAAAAGAAATGCTTATAAATCAAGCGGCTCTTTCATTTGAGCTTTTTTGCAAACAAAAATATAACAAAGGCAATTTAGAGATACAACGTATTGCATCGTTTATGAATGAGATTTTATAGAAAGCCTACGAATTTATGTTATAATGTATATTTAAGATTTAATCAAGGAGAGAAAATGCGTATTGATGATGCGCTTTTAAGCAAGCTTGAACGACTATCTATGCTCCATATTGATGAGAATAAGCGTGATGATATGCAGACACAATTAAGCGAGATTCTTGGATTTGTAGAGAATATTGCTGCTGTTGAGGTGCCACAAGAATGCTTTGAGGATTCGCTTAAGAATCCATTAAGGGCAGATGAGCCACAAGATTCTCATATTGCACAAGATGTGCTTACTCACGCTCCAAATGCACAAGATAACTTTTTTATCGTCCCCAAAATCATTGAATGACAATTAATCTTGACAAAATAAAAATTCCAGATGATTGGAAGCAACTCCTTGCTAGCGAGTTTTTAAGCCCTTATTTTGCAGATATTAAAACGCATTATTTGAATGCACTTCAAAACAAAGAAATGATATATCCAAAACCCCATCAGATTTTTGCTGCTTTTAACCTTACACCTCTTTCTTCTCTTAAGGTTGTAATACTTGGACAAGACCCTTACCACGGCAGTGGCATTATTGAAGGCGTAGAAACTCCTCAAGCAATGGGCTTAAGTTTTAGTGTGCCTCGGGGTATGCCTATCCCACCTTCTTTGAAAAATATTTATGCAGAACTTTCTCAGAGCCTACATATCACACCACCGACACACGGAGACTTGAGTGGTTGGGCAAGGCAAGGTGTTTTATTACTCAATGCAATTTTGAGCGTTCGGGCAAATGCACCTGCTTCACATAAGCATTTTGGGTGGGAATATTTTAGCGATGGTGTGATAAGGGCATTATCGGCGCACAAAGAACATTTGGTGTTTATGCTATGGGGTAATTATGCAAAGAAAAAAGCACCACTTATTGATGCCTCTAAACATAAAATTATCACTGCACCTCACCCTAGTCCTTTAGCACGTGGCTTTGTAGGGAGCAATGTATTTCTTCAGGCTAATATTTATCTTCAAGAGCACGCTAAAGAACCCATTGCGTGGGAGAAACTTTAGTCAGACTTAATCTCGTAAGTACTCATTTGTGGCTTGCAAAGCCAAATCGCTTAAAATTTTTGCTAATTCGCGTCTTTCGTGCACTATACCATATATGCCTTGGGTTTTCATTTGAGATTCAAAAGCAGAATTTTTAGTTTTAAGGATAATCTTACACAAAGGCGCAATAGAGAGAATCTCTTGATAAACGTGTTGGACCACTTCAATAGAATCTATTGCTATAATAACAGCTGCACATTGCTCTATACCCAATTGTTCAAGTATGCGCCTACGAGTAATATTTCCATAAATCACATTATCATCATTTTTAATGCCTCTTTCTACTTTATTATAATCCTTATCTACGGCAATATAGCGCACATCACAACCTTTGAAATATTCTAGAATCTTGCGTCCAAGCTCTCCATATCCACATACAATAATATGTCCTTCAAGTCCTGCTTCCTTATGGTGTGACTCTTGTAGTGTTTCTTCTTCGTCATTATTTTTTGTTGTTTGAAATATATGTAATGGGTGCATATAACGTAAGAAAAAATCAGTTACTTTATCAAGCCTATCAAGGATAAAGGGTGTGGCAATCATAGAAAAAATTACCATTAAAGTGAGGAATTGATAAATTTCTTCAGGTGTGATATTTGCAAAAATCGCTTCGCCAAAAATGGCTTTTAAAATTCCACCATCAAGGGTGAGATTAAGGATTTTATGCTGACTTGCAAGGAGGAAAATTGCGAATGAAAATTCCCCAATTTGTGCGAGTGAGAGGGCAATGCGCATACCAATCCTTTGTCCTTTAAAAAAGAGCAGAAAAAGATACATAAGAAGTGTTTTTGCTCCCATCATTAATGCGACTAGAATCACGATAATTACAAAGTGTTCAAGTAAAAATATCACATCAACTTGCATTCCCACAGTGATAAAAAATATGCCCAAAAGTATGTCGCGAAAATGCACTAAAACTGAAGAAACTTGATATTTATAAGGTGTATTCGAGATAATCATACCTGCCAAAAACGCTCCAAGAGTAAGAGAGAAGCCAAAAGATTTGCTTATATATGCTGCACCTAATACTATAAGAAATACTGCTCCAACGAAGATCTCATCAGTTTTCATATTTGCAGAAAAACGTAGAAATACCTTTGCTACGATTCGCCCAGGCAATACAAGGACAATGAGAAGAATAATAGCAGAAAGAAATGTAGTCAGTATAAGTGCCCATAAATGAGAATCCTTATCGCTTAAGAGTTTAATCATTAGTAAAATAGGGATAACTGCAATGTCTTGAAAAATCAAGATTCCTATTGAGGCTGTGCCATAAGGTGTTTTGGTTTGATTACTTTCATTAAGAAATTTAAGCACGATTGCTGTTGAAGAGAGACTTACTGCGCTTGCTATAATGATAGAAGTAGCAAAGTTAAACCCTAGAAAGTAAAAGCATACAACAAAGAAAAAAGCGATTGAAATTCCTATTTGCATTCCGCCAAATACTAGCACCTCTTGTTTCATTGCCGTGATACTTTTGAAGCTAAAATCTAACCCAATCATAAACATCAAAAATACAATACCAAGTTCGGCAATACTATTAAGACTTTCAGAATCTTCTAACGCGAATCCAAAAATGTATGCACTAAGAACACCTGTGATGATGTATCCAATGATTGTTGGAATTTTAAGCCGACTAAGGATAATGCCTGAAATAACAGCCATAGCTAATACGCATAAAATAATAAAATATGGATCGATAGCACACCTCGCACATAGATTTAAAGATTGTTAGACTTAATTATATACAATGAAAGTATCAAAATGTAATACTTAGCTTATTATTTTTTAATAATTGAACTTAAGGTTGTGAGTGGGACAATAAAGGTTGATAGAGTGATAAAGATTCTTATATTTGTGGGGGTTATTTTTGTTGTTTTAAGTCTAATGAAATTGTATATATACAAACGATTTATGTGTCATAGTGTTGTATTTGAACGACAAAAAATAGGGATTGCCTTGCTTGTGGCATTAGGAATCGGAGAAATCTCTTTATTTATTATAAGAGATTCGACTTTTACACTTACGCCATACATTATAGTTAGTTCGTGCATAGTTTTTACTTATTGTTTTTTTATGGCAGTTTTGTGTGTAGATGTATTAAGAATAGCTCTGCGATTTTTAAAACGTATTTTGGCAAATAAAATACCACTTTCATTTTTAGATTCTCAACAATGCTTTGAAAACTCATATCAAAAAGTCAATACAAATACACCAATCATAGCCCCATCTATTGAATCCCCTTATTCATCATCGCGCCGCATCTTTTTAAAAATGCTTTTTGATTTAAGTATAGCAGCTTTATTTGTAATTTTTAGCGTTAGAAGTTTTACAAATGCTCTTTTGCCCCCGCCTATTAAAGAAGTATATATTAAAGTCCCAAATTTGCGCAATAAAAAGACTATTGCAATGATTACTGATGTGCATATAGGGAAAGCTTTAGGTGGAGCATTTCTCTTAAAAGTTGTAGAAAAAATTAATGCACTTAATGCTGATATTGTAGTGATTGTGGGTGATTTGGTGGATAATAAGATAGGAGAGGTTAAAGCAGATTTAAACCCACTCAAAAATTTGCAGAGCAAAGAGGGCGTATATTATGTTGCAGGCAATCACGAATATTATCACGGCATAGATGATATTTTGGCATATTTGCATACATTGAATCTTACAATTTTGCATAATAAAAATATTGAGTTAGAAGATTTAAATCTCGCTGGAGTAAGTGATTTGGCAGGATTGCGTTTTAATCATTTAAAACCAGATTTAGAATCTGCAAAAAAAGGTATAAATCCGCATAAACCAAGCATTCTCCTTGCACATCAGCCTAAATTTGTATGTTCAAATGATGTAAGCGATTTTGATGTAGTGTTATGTGGGCATACACACGCAGGACAAGTATTTCCATTGTCATTTTTTGTATGGCTAGACCAGCATTATGTGTATGGATTATATGAATTACCACAACGCAAAGTTTTTGCAGATAGTGCATTTTTACCTAAGAAAACACAGCTTTATGTAAGTAGTGGAGTAGGATTTTGGGGACCTGCTATTCGTTTTCTAGCACCAAGTGAAATTGTATGTTTAAGGCTTGAGTAGAGTTGGAGGTATTATTTTAAATAATCTTACTCTTTTGTATTACAATCGCCCAAATAAACAAGTAAGGATAAAAATGAGTATAGAGATTTTGATCATTCTTGGTTGTGTAAGTGGTGTGGCTGCTGGATTTTTTGGCATAGGTGGGGGGGTGATTATCGTCCCTTGTTTGCTTTTGCTTGGTATGCAAATGGAATATGCCATTGGTATTTCAATAATGCAAATGATATTTTCCTCTGCATTTGGCTCACTCATTAATATTTTCCAAAAAAAGCTTAATATTCACGATGGTGTATTTGTGGGCTTAGGAGGTCTTATAGGAGCGGCTTTTAGCGGGGTAATTGTTGATACACTTTCCTCTCAAATCCTTCTTTTACTTTTTTTGCTTCTTTCTTGTATAAGTTTTTACAAATATGCTTTTGATGTAAAGACTACTGCTAATCCTACACCACCTATTACAAACCCATTTAAACAAAAAGTTCTTATGATTATTGCTGGTTTTCTCACCGGGATTTTTGCTGTGAGTTTGGGTGTGGGCGGAGGGCTTATCCTTGCGCCTATCCTTGCATATTATCTCGGATTTGATTCTAAAAAAGTAGTGCCTATTTCACTTTTTTTCATTATTTTTGCTTCTGTATCAGGGAGTATTTCACTTGCTGCCCACGATTTAATTGATTTTCAATCAGGCTTAATTGTTGGACTTTCATCAATGTTTGGTGTAGCTTGTGGCATTTATCTTATGAACAAGGTTACATTGAGTAACCATCGTTATGCACTTATTGGTATTTATGCATTGTCTATTATATTGACATTGTGGAAAGTTACTCAAAGTTTTGATTTAAGTATTTAATAATCATTTTATAAATTAATAATAATTATTAATTTATATTTAAGATTTTTTATATTAAAATAAGACTTGTTTTTAAAATATGCTTTCTAACAAAAATCAGAGATATAGAGAATCTGGGTGATTTTGGTAGGGTTGGGCGGGTTAGAAGCATCTTTTCCTTCCTTATTTGTTGTTTGATTGCATAAATAGGCTACCTTAAGCAAAACAGGTAGCTTCTGTGCAATATTTATATACAAATCTTCAAAGGAGAATTTTATGAATCATCGTATTATTGAACATATGAATGAACATCACAAAAATGAACTTATTGCTTTATGTAAAAAGTATGGCGACTTGAGTGCCTTAAAAAATAATAAAATACAAAATGTTTCCCTTGTAAATGTGGATTTTGAGGGCTTAGATATTATCTATAATGATAATATGTCTTTGCGCGTAGAGTTTCCAAAAAAAGCAGATGAACACACGCTTAAAGATGCAATTATTACATTATGTCAAGGGGCAAAAACATCTGATATGTGTATGATAAGTGATGAAATTGCTCAATTTAAAAAGGAATTTGGTTCTATTTTGATTGCAAGTATTGATAAAGAAGGCAACGCAATTTGTTCCTATGCACCTCTTATGCAGATAGAAAATAGGGCTTATATTTATATTAGCGAAGTTGCTGAGCATTTCCATAGCATTACCGCTAATCCTTCTAAAATTGAAGTAATGTTTTTAGAAGATGAATGCAAGGCAAAATCTGTGATTTTGCGCAAACGTTTAAAATATCGTGCAAATGCGCGTTTTATAGAACGAAATAGTGAGGAATTTGAGAAAGCACTTAATAGTTTAGAATCTGCAATGGGTGGGGCAGGGGGTATTAAAACGATTCGCCAAATGAGTGATTTTCATCTTATAGAGTTGCAATTAGGATTTGGACGATTTGTAAAGGGTTTTGGACAGGCATATGATATTTTACCAAATGGCGAGATAAAGCAAGTTGGTAGTATTGGCAATCCACATTCTAAAATAAGCCCACATACAAATTCACATAGTTCTTAATTTCTTGTTTTGGATTGTGTTATTATTACATTAATTCATAAACAAAGGTAAAGTGTGGCTAAAAAAGATGCTTATAAGCTGACATATAATACTTCTGATACTTTATTTGCAACGAATCTTGGAGATATTCTTGCCCCCTCTTTTGCCTCAATTAAACAAACACGTAATTTGCTTGGTTTCTCTAGTGGTGTAGATTCTACGGCACTTTTTTTTCTCTTACTTGAGTGTGAGATTCCCTTTGATATTGCCATTGTGCATTATCATACGCGCTTACAAGCTGATGATGAAGTTGCTTATGCTAAAGAGCTTGCCGCTACTTATAATAAGCTTTGTTTTGTGGCACACGCACCACATTTTAATGCAAATTTTGAAAGCAATGCACGCTCTTTTCGCTTTGATTTTTTTCAGTCTTTAATTATTAAACACCACTACACACATCTTTTGCTAGCTCATCAACTTAATGATCGCTTAGAATGGTTACTTATGCAGCTTACAAAAGGTGCAGGACTTGGGAATTTGCTAGGTTTTGCAGACGAACGATATAACTATGATAAATCTCTAAATAATTATACAATCGTGCGCCCTTTAGAATCTATACCTAAAAATGAATTGTATAGATTCTGTAAGGAGCGTGGAATAAAGTATTTTGAAGATAGTAGCAATCAAGATAAGACATTTAGGCGAAATTATTTTAGATATGAATTTTGCGATAAATTAGTGAATGAGTTTAGCGCAGGCATTGCACGCAGTTTATCCTATCTCCAACGTGATAGGCAAAGCCTTGAAAATATGCTCTATGCAGATACTTTAGAGCTAGAATCTTTGAAGATGCAGATTCTAAGACAAATACATAATATTAGTGTTCCAATGCACACCCATAAAATATGCTGTATAATTTTTAGTATTCATAAATCAAAGGTGCAAGATGATGAAAATTTACTTTTGCTTTTTTGCGATAAGGTAGCCAAACAATGTGGATATGTGCTTAGCGCAGCTCAAAGAGATGAGATAAGCAAAAGCAGATTTAATTGCAAAATTGCTCATTTTATTATTACAAGCAATACTCATAGAATCTATATTGCACAAGATTCTATGAGTATGTATAAAATAGTAACACAAAGCCCTATGTCAAAAAAATTTAAAATATTTTGTGCATCCCATCGTGTGCCCTCAAAGCTTCGGTTCTTGCTGTGGGCGGAATTTTGCGCTTGGGAAATGTTATGTAAAAGTGCATATGCAGATGCTGATTATTTGGTAAATGAGCAAGGAAACCAACATCTTTTCACTCATTTTTTAGCAAAAATAGACAACTTTTTTACCCTTTAGAAAAGCTTTGTTGTTTTTTTATTAACTTTTTAAGGCAGCTATAACTTCAAAGGCACTATAATCAAATTTGTATTTTAATAACTTTCAAAGGACAAGGAGACTGCAATGCAGACAAATACACTCGAGTATGATTACTCAATTGCTAAGTTATTTGTTTTCTCTGCGATGGCTTTTGGATTTGTAGGACTACTCATCGGGGTAGTTATTGCATTTCAAATGGCATTCCCAGATTTAAACTATCTAGCTTCAGAATATGGAACTTTTGGTAGGCTTCGACCACTTCATACCAATGGTATTATTTATGGTTTTACATTGAGCGGAATTTGGGCTTCGTGGTATTACTTAGGACAAAGAGTGCTTAAGATTACATACAAAGAGCACTGCTTTTTACGTGCAGTTGGTTTAGCACATTTTTGGATTTATATTGTGCTGATGGCTCTTGCAGTAATTACACTTTTTGCTGGATTAACACAATCAAAAGAATATTCTGAACTTATTTGGCCTCTTGATATTCTTGTAGTTGTTGTGTGGGTATTATGGGGTGTAAGCCTTTTTGGAAGTATGGGTGTAAGACGTGAGCAGACAATTTATATTTCATTGTGGTATTTCATTGCTACTTTTGTAGGAATTTCTGCTCTTTATATCTTTAATAATCTTGCAGTTCCAACTTATTTTATCGCAGGTGTAGGAAGTATCTTACATTCAATTTCATTTTATGCAGGAACAAATGATGCGATGGTGCAATGGTGGTGGGGGCATAATGCCGTTGCATTCGTCTTTACTTCAGGTATTATTGGGTTAATCTATTACTTTTTACCTAAAGAATCTGGGCAACCTATCTTCTCATATAAACTTACTTTGTTCTCATTCTGGGGACTTATGTTTATCTATATTTGGGCAGGTGGACATCACTTAATTTACTCAACCACACCTGATTGGATTCAGACACTTGGTTCTGTGTTTTCAGTTATTTTGATTTTGCCTTCGTGGGGGACAGCTATTAATATGCTTTTAACAATGCGTGGGCAATGGCATCAAATTAAAGAATCTCCAATGATAAAATTCCTCATCCTTGCTTCAACTTGGTATATGCTTACTACGCTAGAAGGACCAATTCAGTCTATTCGTTCAGTCAATGGCTTGGCTCACTTTACAGATTGGATTATTGGACATGTTCATGATGCGGCACTTGGTTGGGTAGGATTTATGATTATCGCAGCGTGCTTCCATATGGTGCCTCGCATATTTAAGCGTGAGCTTTATTCTAAAAAACTTATGGACGCACAATTCTGGATTATGACGACAGGGATTATCCTTTACTTTTCAAGTATGTGGATTGCAGGTATTACACAGGGTATGATGTGGAGAGATGTTGATGATAATGGAAACCTTACATATAGTTTTATCCATACAGTTGTTTCACTTTTCCCTTATTATCTTATCCGTGCAATTGGTGGTTTGATGTATTTGGCAGGTTTTATAATGTTTATTTATAATATTCTTATGACAATTTCATCAGGCAGGGTGCTTGAAAAAGAACCCCAAAATGCTACTCCGATGGCGGCGTAAAGGAGGAATGAGAATATGTTTAGTTTTTTAGAGAGAAATCCATTCTTTTTCACGGTTGCATTTTTATTGGTATTTTCTATTGCAGGGTTAGTAGAAGTTTTGCCTGGTTTTGCAAAAAAGGCTCAACCTATTGAGGGCTTAAAGCCTTATTCTTTACTTGAAACTGCAGGAAGACAAGTATATATTGCAGAGGGTTGTTATAATTGCCATTCACAGCTTATTCGTCCATTTAAGGCTGAAACAGACCGATATGGTGCTTATAGCCTAAGTGGTGAATATGCCTATGATAGACCATTCTTGTGGGGTTCAAAGCGCACAGGTCCTGATTTGCATAGAGTAGGTGATAGCCGTAAAGCAGCAGATTGGCACGATGGGCATATGAGAGACCCAAAATCGCGTGTACCTGGCTCAATTATGCCAGCTTATGAGCATCTTTATGCAAAAAATGCTGATTTTGAGACTGCTTTTGCAGAAGCTTATACACAAAAAGTCGTTTTTGGTGTGCCTTATGATATAGAAGGTGGAGTGCAAATTGGTGCGCAATCTTATGATAAAAATGACCTGGCTACACTTTCTAAAGCAAAAGAAATTTTTATGCAAGAAGCTAAAGTGGTTGTTGATGAAATGATAAGTCAAGATGTCAAAGATGCCTTTGAACAAGGAGAAGTAAAACAAATTGTGGCACTTATTGCTTATATGAATAGTCTTGGGCAATCACGTCGTGCAGCTACACAAGTATCACAGGCAGCACAATGATAAATAATGCTACATTTTTGGAGTTTATTGTCGCTTATCAGAAAGAGATTTATCTTGCAGTTACGCTTTTACTTGTAGTATTTTTATATGGATATGTTTATCATTTATATTCTTCACAAGCCAAAGGTGTAAAGGATTATGAAAAATATGCTAATCTTGCTCTTAATGATAATCTTGATGATGAGCCCATTGAACCACGAATAAAAAATGAAAGGGGAACTAGATGAATTGGTCAGATAATATAACAACACTAGGTTTGTTAGGTGCTTTTGTTATCTTAATACTTACTATTTTTATAATAGGGGTATATCTTAAAAAGATTAAAGATGGCAAAGCTGAAGGAGAATTGACAAGTGAGAGCTGGGATGGTATTGGTGAGCAGACGAATAATCTTCCTGTTGGTTGGGCTGCCTGCTTTTTAGGTGTGCTTATTTGGGGTTTTTGGTATATCTTTTTAGGATATCCACTTAATGCTTATTCGCAGATTGGAGAATATAACCAAGAAGTCCAAAGTTATAATCAAAAATATGCTTCTACTTGGGAAAATTTAAGTGGAGAGGAACTTGGTAGTATGGGACAAAGTATTTTTTTAGTGCAATGTTCTCAATGCCACGGCATCACAGCAGAAGGTATGAATGGTAAGGCAGAAAACCTTACAAAATGGGGTAAAGAAGAGGGCATTATTAAAGTTATTAAAGAAGGAAGTAAAGGCTTAGATTATATGGCTGGCGAAATGGTGCCTGTAGCAGTAAGCGATAGCGAAGCAAAAGCAATAGCAGCTTATGTTATGCAAGATATTTCAAATACGAAAAGCACCAAATATCCGCTTGAGGTAAGTAAAGGCAAAGAGCTTTTTGCAATACATTGTGCAGCTTGTCACGGAGATGAAGGCAAGGGTAATGGAGGTGGTGTAGATGGATTTGCACCTGATCTTAGCCAATATGGCACATCGCACTTTTTAGCAGAAGTGCTTGCAAAAGGCAAAAAAGGTATAATTGGTGTTATGCCTTCGTTTGAATATGCTAATTTTGCGCCAAGCCAAAAAGAGGCGCTTAATGTATATATTCGCTCTTTAGAATCATCTGAAGCTGAATAAAGGAGATTGTAATGAATGGTTTATTTGGACTTAATGGTTTAACAGGGTTTATTATCGCTGTAGTGCTTTTGCTTAGCATTGTTGCAGGTTTGGGCACTTGCGCTATTCTTACGCAGAAATCTGTGGCAACAGATTATTACAAGATTGAACAAGTAGATGCAATTAAGCAAATTGACATTGAAAATGCGCAACATCGCATAAGTGCAGAATAGGAGGCAGATATGAAACTTACACTTATTGAGAAGCTTCTTGGGACATTACTTGTCGTCACTATTGTTATGACAATCGTCATTCCTTTTATTCCTGATTTCTTTTTGCATTTGGTTTAATAAATGCTCTTGCTACTAGGGAGGCTAATATGTATTAGTCTCTTGGTTGCCTTTACACTTGATGCAAATGAAAAAATTGAGGATTATTCTTTTAAAAATTATGTCCTTGATAATTCTGATTCCCTCCTCATACCTAAAAGTGTTGGCTTTATTGATACACTTTCAAATGAGATTTTTTCAAAAACTGGTTTTTCTTTATATATCGCAGTTGTTGATAAAATCCCAGAGAATCTAAAACATAGCGTGATTGGTGGCGATAATTTTGTAGAGCAAGATATGAAAAAGCTCTATCGTGATAGATATAAAAAAAATTTAACAAAGGATTTGCCCCAACCTTACGCGGTTCTTGTCTTTATGAGAGAGGATAAAAAAATGGATATTCTAAGTTCTACGCCTAAAGAATATTTTGATGAAGATAAAGTTTATTATGAATATATGGTGCCATTATTGCCAAAAGAGAAAGATGAAGCCCTTACACCACAGCTTATTTCCGCGATTATGCTTAATGGTTATTCTGAAGCTGCAGATATGATTGCAGCACATTTTAGTGTAAAGCTTGAAAATAATATGCCTGTTGATGAAAGCGGAGGAAGAGAGTTTGTGCGATTTAGTATGTATGCTATGCTCCTCATTATGTTTGGCATCATTGGCATTATTTATCTCACACGCAA from Helicobacter hepaticus ATCC 51449 carries:
- the ccoN gene encoding cytochrome-c oxidase, cbb3-type subunit I; the protein is MQTNTLEYDYSIAKLFVFSAMAFGFVGLLIGVVIAFQMAFPDLNYLASEYGTFGRLRPLHTNGIIYGFTLSGIWASWYYLGQRVLKITYKEHCFLRAVGLAHFWIYIVLMALAVITLFAGLTQSKEYSELIWPLDILVVVVWVLWGVSLFGSMGVRREQTIYISLWYFIATFVGISALYIFNNLAVPTYFIAGVGSILHSISFYAGTNDAMVQWWWGHNAVAFVFTSGIIGLIYYFLPKESGQPIFSYKLTLFSFWGLMFIYIWAGGHHLIYSTTPDWIQTLGSVFSVILILPSWGTAINMLLTMRGQWHQIKESPMIKFLILASTWYMLTTLEGPIQSIRSVNGLAHFTDWIIGHVHDAALGWVGFMIIAACFHMVPRIFKRELYSKKLMDAQFWIMTTGIILYFSSMWIAGITQGMMWRDVDDNGNLTYSFIHTVVSLFPYYLIRAIGGLMYLAGFIMFIYNILMTISSGRVLEKEPQNATPMAA
- the ccoO gene encoding cytochrome-c oxidase, cbb3-type subunit II, translated to MFSFLERNPFFFTVAFLLVFSIAGLVEVLPGFAKKAQPIEGLKPYSLLETAGRQVYIAEGCYNCHSQLIRPFKAETDRYGAYSLSGEYAYDRPFLWGSKRTGPDLHRVGDSRKAADWHDGHMRDPKSRVPGSIMPAYEHLYAKNADFETAFAEAYTQKVVFGVPYDIEGGVQIGAQSYDKNDLATLSKAKEIFMQEAKVVVDEMISQDVKDAFEQGEVKQIVALIAYMNSLGQSRRAATQVSQAAQ
- a CDS encoding cytochrome c oxidase, cbb3-type, CcoQ subunit — protein: MINNATFLEFIVAYQKEIYLAVTLLLVVFLYGYVYHLYSSQAKGVKDYEKYANLALNDNLDDEPIEPRIKNERGTR
- a CDS encoding c-type cytochrome produces the protein MNWSDNITTLGLLGAFVILILTIFIIGVYLKKIKDGKAEGELTSESWDGIGEQTNNLPVGWAACFLGVLIWGFWYIFLGYPLNAYSQIGEYNQEVQSYNQKYASTWENLSGEELGSMGQSIFLVQCSQCHGITAEGMNGKAENLTKWGKEEGIIKVIKEGSKGLDYMAGEMVPVAVSDSEAKAIAAYVMQDISNTKSTKYPLEVSKGKELFAIHCAACHGDEGKGNGGGVDGFAPDLSQYGTSHFLAEVLAKGKKGIIGVMPSFEYANFAPSQKEALNVYIRSLESSEAE
- a CDS encoding DUF4006 family protein, with amino-acid sequence MNGLFGLNGLTGFIIAVVLLLSIVAGLGTCAILTQKSVATDYYKIEQVDAIKQIDIENAQHRISAE